DNA from Hippoglossus hippoglossus isolate fHipHip1 chromosome 1, fHipHip1.pri, whole genome shotgun sequence:
ttcccAATGACAAGACCTCCTGCAGTGGTAAATCAATTCCATGTAAAAAGTGTATATTTGACCCCCACCTCAGCTTGTTTGTCATGGAACACTTTATAGATGCTGGTGTTGAATGCAGAGCCAGAGAACATGGAGGTGATGGGGTAGGTCAGGTCCAggactgttttaaaaacagagttcatTGCCTAATAAAGGAAGGAAAATGGGTCTTGTTTATTATTGGTAATTCTTTTCATGTCATaaggtttgtctttctgttttcatctaGGAGCAAAGTTCACCAGCCATCTTAAAATGACTGAATAATGACCAGAGCTGCATTTTGTACCTTGGACCACTCTCTTGCTCTCTGTTTGGTTCTGACAGCACTCCTCTCCTCAGCGTACAGTGCACCAATGAATGAGCCGATAGAGGTCCCACCCACTATGTCAATAGGAATCCCCGCTTCCTCCATAGCTTTGATAACACCAACGTGAGAGCAGCCTCTGCAcggggaaaaacaaacatgttagaTACCAGGATAGTGACACAAACTGTGCATGATACATACGCAGaggttaaaaaaatgacttgGTGTTCTTgctcatctttttattttggaaatgtgAGTGATAAGACAGGTGTTTAACACACAAGAAATCTGTATTAATGTATATAATGGAAAACTGAAGGGGATCTTAGGGCGGCTGAGACATTAATATTCACATTAGGTGTTTATTCGATATTGCTatcacaatattttaaaatactgaactcaaaacacaaagtgcacTCTACATGTCTCTATGGCAACTTGTGGTAAACTGTTCTCACCtggctccacctcctcccagcACCAGGGCGATGCTGTTTCCAGTCAGGACTCGGGCCAGCCGAGAGAAATCACTGTGCCTGTCTGCCGTTTTCTCAAACACCTTCTCGTAAACATCCCTCTGCAGAAATATTATGCACATGGAACTCGTTAACTTTCCATCAAAATTAATAAACAGAGGTTTAGCATAGCAAGTATAGCATAATATAGTACCCTATATATTTAGTATATTCCTACACTTGATAGatatttgttaaaaacacagCTACACATGACTGTGCAGTTTGGTTTAATACCAGTTTGCTGGGGCTGCGTCTGGAGAAGACCCTACGAGGACACTTGAGGTGAAGATGCCCAGAGCACCAGCTACGCATGTTGAGCCACTCCACCGTCCTCGAGGGGCCCGGCCCGTcctctttgtgcagcaggaTCAGCTGCTTCAGAGCACGGACTGCTGTGTTCTCCAGCATCTGCTCCAACTGACAGACAAGAGATGAATAGgaagagagatgaagacagGGAAATTATTGTACTGGTATTGTATTTCCCCATtgctatgacacacacacacctgtcccaGGGCAGGTTCCTGGTCCCCCAGGCCAACAATGAGGATACAGTCAGCCTGGCGGATGCAGCGCTGCGTCCATGGTGTCATGGTGTTGTCAGTCTGGTACAGGACGATCCGATTGATGTCCTCCTGCTGGGCCAGCCAGCCGGACAGACGGTACTCGTGGATACTGATGGACAGAGAGGACATTAGAAACAAGGACACAGAAAAGGCCTTTTAATTCACCACAACATACACGTACACTGACTGAGAAGATAATTAGATACAGACAGAATGAGTGGAAATGATAAtgatcaataaaaataaactttgggtaaagaaaagaggggaaaaaaagtcacaGATGGGAAACTTTTATGATGATGGTTGATGAGTCTGAGAATTGAAAGGATAGGAGTGATTGTCACACTGACCTGTCCAAAGCAGAAGCTCCCAAACGTTCTCTGATAATTTCACTGGTTAACAGCAGAGTGGGCCCTGAAAATGTCCGACAGAGGCAGTgcaaaatgtgtaaatacaaGAAACAGTTAATAATGTAAAAGACACACTAATGCATCTTCTACTAGCAGTTGTACATGTACTTCTGTTATAACCAGGCTGTGACGAGATAAATACCCACCAATGGCACTGAGGGCATGGCTGAGCTCCAGGTTGAACGCGTTGATGGGCACCTcatcacacacaggcagcacaGCCACAGTGGAGAGGTTGCTGGCAGGGTTGGTTACGTCTGCACTAGTTGTCATACTGGGCAGACTCAGAGCTGAGCCTGGgaagcacaaacacagtgtgtgagaAATGCATTAGGTCGGACAGACAAAGACATGGAGTTGTTACTGTGCAAATTAAAATCATTATCACctcaaaaatgtattatagATAACTTTTGCATGTCAAGAATGTAAAGACGATTTAACTTGTTTGGCATTGGAAAATGTTCCACTGTGCAATCACAGGTACCTTACATGAATATATGGAGCAACCAGGCAGTAGCAAAAAGTAGCcagcaaaacaaactttaactTCACACAATAATTAAAGCATTGATAAAATATATGATGTGGAAAAACATATACACTTAATCATATACAGTTCATTATAGCAGTAAGTTCCATTATATCATActtcacttttaaaacatgatttggtTATGTTTGCATAATCAGACAGTGGCAAAACATACAGAAGAGTTCTGGGAGATCTTAAATTGTAAAATTAAAGTATGCGACAGGCATATTCTGTATTGTCCATATGTGACAGAGACCTGTTACTAGACAGAAAAgaacaatgtaaataaagatcatCTGTTCTGTCATCAAACCCATAAACGTATCTAAAGATCGCAGTGCTTTTAATTGACTACACAATCCTCAAGTTGCTGCCACTGGTGTTTTAGAGCCTATTTAATGCACTGTCAATGCAATTCTTATGGTGTTGTGTCATTAGTTAATGTTCTAATAATTGTCAAATTAATGTACTAAAAGGTCAAATACTTTATTGGGTAGTCAGCTGTTTGGCCAGGAACCAGCGCTTATAGAAAACTCAGGAGTCACCCCTCATAAATTTTCACGTAAAAatgctgctgaggctgctgagaAAAAGAGCACAGTGTGTAGCTACACATCTTTAACCTACATGAATATTTGCATTTGGCTCATTAACTTCTTTCTTTCTACCTTTCAAATAGCCTACAGTCTACATCTAACAGTTAATAGTCAAATAGCCACTGTGCTCACGGTGTCACACCTCATTCCCCTCGCTTTAGGTTCCTTTCAGACCTACACTGATGTCATACTGCACCTCACTGAAATATAAGCGACAGAAATCTGTGCTCACCTGAGAACGGCCCGCGGCCCTGCTGCAGATTCCCCAGGATCTTCTGGCCTAGTAAGTGGATCAACCTTGTCACGACCTACAACAGAGACAACAAGCATCAGTTTAATTTCATTAGTACACAAAACCTCAACCAGACAAAAAGTTTTCACTGATGAAGTCGCAAACCTGTGGATATCGTCTTTTGATGTTGTTCAGTGTTCCCTCAGGCAGCTTGACCAGCTCCGTGTCTCTCACAGCATGGACAGTGGTGGCTCTTGGCTGCTTGGTCAACGCCTCCACCTGAAGTAtgaagaagaacaaaacaagacactgtttaaaaaaaaaaaaaaaatgatagcAGAAAGATGAACGGTGATCAATTCCACAATATCAAagttaatgaaatataaaataaattatcaATTCAACCAATTTAGTATTAAAATGACACCTTAAAAAATCTGTCCAAACCTCATATTGCATTATGATCATTGAGAAACAAAAACTGCAGTAAAAGCCCATGATTCTCAGCTAAATTTCACTATTAATAATAGCCGTGGTATCTTTCACACACTGTTAAAATAAGATGTATGCTGCTTGCAGACATGCACTAAAATGTGGACATAtttttggaggaaaaaaaattatattcaataggaaaatgtccagagagtTCCCTGCCAGTTGATAATATTTCTAGACGGACgcaaactgaaaaaactaaaaagaatacaaacatctaaGGATGAAAGTGTGGCGCCTCATAAAAGTCACAAACGATGATGTCAACTTCGAAAGACAACATGATTCAAGAGAATTTGATGATAAGAACCGACCCTGGTGTCTATGTGCTTCACGCATAAATACAAGATTTCCACAGCATTTGTCCTGTCCTGCCTCCTACGTGCTCTAACCAGACGCCACGCCTCACCTGATTGCTTTGGAcattctcctgttgttgttaacACATCTGACTCAGACCCACTTGtcaagacattttctggagttcatgtctgaatacAGCTTATCACTTGTTCTCACCACTCCAATGAGGTCTCCTCTGCCGTATTCCCCAACTAGTTCTTTCTTGCCATTTGCTTTACGGATGACTGAACGCAGACGTCCATTGAGAACGATATAGGTGCAGTCTGATCGGTCGTCCTGTCTGTGAACACAGGCATCTCAGTAAATATTACATATTCACAGTCAATAATACAAAATGAGTAAATAACAAATACTGTAATGTTGAGGTAAATATAGTTTACGCAATCAAGCAAAATTAGTcctcatattttttttttaataaaaaatcttAAGTAGAGTACCTGTAGAGGGCTCTGCCGGCCTCCACAGCCATCCAGTCAATAGCAAAGTCCATCTGCCTGACAAAAGGAGACATGCGAATGGCGACTGTGTGGGCTGCACTCAGCACAACGCTGGGCTGTTCCCTCATGATCCTGCAGATGGCAACACACAGAACAGGCACAGACATGAGTAACACTGGAGATGTAATACTTACATTGTTAACCAGCAGATGTTTTAATGCAAAACTACAATTCATGAGTCCGTATAGTAAGCAGAAAGACTTTGGATGAATGTGTATTTGCATTGTAGGAAATGAAATGGGACACCATTGCCTTAATGAcagcttatatatatatgatattaaaCTCGGTTATATGACTaattacatataaatatttgtCATTCTTGTTTCTTCCACATTAAAGATGATCGTCTTACTCGTAGAAATCCGATTTTGAAATCTTGAGGTAAGTGCAGTCTCTGACAGCCTTGATGGTGAAGATGAGGGGTTCTCCGGTGAGCACGGCCAGTTGGCCCACCATCTCCCCCGGGTGGgtcacaaacaagcacacagcCTCCTGCTTGTTGATCATCCGCTGGTAGACGTGCAGACAGCCTGACAGGACAAAGTGCAGACTTGCGTCCTTGAGCAGCAAAAaggggaagaaggagagaaagcaaacacagaggaggataagaatatattaaacatacaaaatacaGTAGGAATTAAGAAAATACTGACAGAGACTAAGTAAATTGATATAGTTTATGAATACTAGCTTTGAACTGAAAATGGTCACAATAGCGCAAAgtattatcttttattatctatttatttgtattcttttttatttgtgtatgatACTGTATTTTCCTGTTGGAGTATGTAATGATCAAAAGCCAGAGAGCAGTATCTGATTGTACTATTTCGATTGTCTGGCAGGGATTTTCAGGGGTGAATTAATGAGCctataattaaatcaaaaattCATTACAATCTTTGATCTGTTACACAGTTTTATAGTCTGACAATGTTAAACCCTTTTTCACTGAGTCCGGGGTTACTGCATCTGCCTTTGTAAAGCAGTATACAGCCAAAAGGGGGCAGTATTCAAGGGGTCGTACGGGTCCTGTGTGTTAAGTACCTGGTCTCCCTGTCTGGCTAAGACAGCTCCAGCTTTTGCATGGTGCAGAGTCACTCTCCCATTTAACAAAGAAGGGTCCTGAGAAGACAGAGTTAAGTGTTAAGAGATCACAGGCAAAGTAGAGAAACAAAGTGAGGGAAAGGTTTTCATGCTCCTTTGTTTGCATTTGCATGAAGACAGTTCTGCAACATTTAGCATGGTTTGATCTAGTTACGACATCAAGATGTTTTGAAACATGAAGCAATGTCTTCTAAGAGCACAAACCAAGGGTTTACGACATGCATGTATTACGTTGGATCCCACTATGACTTCATGTATAGCACAGAAGCATTTAATGAGTTTCATTTGTCACCACAGTGGTATCACGTTGAAATGAACTCAGGTTTGCCGTCATGAGTCTGGATTTTGAAGTATTATTGTTAGAATAATTAGCATGCATGttctattattttctttctcctaTATATTACCAAACACATAGGTGTAACTCGTGTCTCAGCCTGTGAGACACTGTGACGTGACACTGCAGCCCTCTCCCCCTCATCATTTACACACAGTCCGGCTCCTGTAGAGAAGACCCGCTGTCTGACCTCCTTTCCACATCATAATCGCTTAACAGATGCTCCAGGGAGATTTGTGACAATGTGTTCATTCATGCAAAGAAAGAATAACGTGATGAGCCTGTTATTATTTCTTAATCCACTAGAATTTGGTCAGTGCAGTTTATACTGCAGTGTAACCTGTTTTGACCCTGATTGAAAACATGATAATATGAAAAAAGGtatgataaaaacatttgtcacaCTAGAATTCAATACAGCCAACACGAGTGAAAGCAACACTATCTAAACAGGCATCAGCACAATGTACAGTCAGATATGGTATATAACTGCTCCATGTCCAAGtgattttgtaaaaacaaagcCTAACGATATCTCAACTCTGACTGTGGAGTCCCgtaaattacttttattgatATATCTTTGTCTGATGTGAACACTACTTTTGTTCTTTTAAGTgcatgtctttattttcttcctttttttgttcAAAGTTTAAGACTTTGTGTCATATTATACACACTGTGTCAGTTGACACCATTACAAACGATCAGAAAACACAGTTTGAGAGAAAAAACCTAATTTAACAAACCTCAATCTTCATGAGCTTGAGGACCTCTTTCTGAGCTTCCTCAAACAGAGCAGCACTTGATCGACTGGCTAAAGGTGTGAAAATATTGTCCACTCCCGGATCTTCTTCTGGATACAGGTAGATCCCTGAGGGAACTTCATCTACTGTCACCCTCCTCTCCCGCTGTTCCTGGGACACAGACTGTAACAACATACATTTGTATATATAAGAAAACAGTGTTATTGTAAAACAGGACGTCAGCctctgaaaaagacaaattggCATGATGAGACAATCAACTAAGAATTGTTGCTGTCAGTCTCACAAAGGGTGTTTTGGaacaatgcaaatattttttaacagaTAATCACTGATAGtcaacaagacaagaaaagaggacacatatttttacatatttaaaaggtACTTTATATACTGGATTACTTTGTTGTTGCTCATGCTCTGTGGAAAACATTTAATCTATGTTGCAATTGCTGTGACTGCTGCAATTATCACATCtatgtaaagctgctttcagatatgcactgaactctgcaatCCCTCCGTATTTTATTCACAgggggtgcatgtgtgaaagcaaatgtccgagtgagacactcctctgtttctgtggactttctccacctggccccctagtataatgtttgtagaaattcaggagaagttaaggtgagaacacagcagggaaacCCCCTgtggattcactgcgagcgtgtggtggtggtgtgtgtgtgtgtgtgtgtgtgtgtgtgtgtgtgtgtgtgtgtgtgtgtgagtgtgtgtgtgtgtgtgtggggtgggtgggggctgactttaaacacaaaaacaaaaaaacataaaagaaaagaaatatctccGGTTGAAAAcgcggtgacacacacatagaagacgcagacgaagatgtcaagagagttggTCTGTGTTGTCAAGAAGATCATGTGATCTTggcagcggagttaatacgtcacttcctacctctgtctgctgcacccggctgctccatgTCTCGCCtaaataatgcagaggatttgttgctgttgtggaCGCGTCtttgcagagaacctcctgctgtgttgtgcatgtgggaAAGgtaaactctgggtaaactaCGTAGTCAATTCTCCGCATTTTACCGAAGGtgatgtctgaaaatggcttaaggGTGTCAATAAAGTCGACCTCATCTCCAGATTACTGACCCGAGTAAAGGTGGGAGGAGTGTTGCCCTCCTCTGCAGAGACTGAGATCCGTCCCCTTTCGTACGCCATGTCAAAGTCTGACCTCAGACTTTTCTGCATACCTGCAGAGACAACATTCAGCTAGCATTCTTTAATCATAATTGGTAAAACTAAATAGCATTAAGGAAACTTAACAGGAGAGAAAACCCTCACCAGCGATGTCCACAGGCATGGAGATGGTCCTGCTAAGAGTTGGCACTGTTGCTCCATCCTTCCCCTGTTCTCCTCCTGTAAATGAGTGAAATATGAGGAATTTAGCAAGCAACAAACTTAGAACTAACTCTTAGgaaaataatactaataattataataactttatttgtatagcacttatctaaacaaggttacaaagtgcttcacaaaaatccatggcaataaatgaatgaactaaaataaaaggttttcaattcagttCCATTTtaagcgccaaatcataacataataggTCAAGACCATAACATTTATAGAGACACCCAACAGTGAAGTCAGAATTACTTAAGTGGCATTTCATTGATTTAaagtcttttagttttttttcctgacctgcagcttctcctctaATGGCAGCTTCTCTTTGCTCCTCAGGCACTGTCAGGCTGCCAAAGCGCTTGCCATGGCGGATGGGACTGGTGCGAGTTGGGTGGGGTGACGGAGGTGGCAGACGTGAGGGATGCATTTCCTATAAAATGAGTGCAAGCGGTGAGTAGTGTGATTAGTGTGAGGAACATAGTTTGTTTATGAGCAAGTACAGTACAGCTCAGTATGTGAGCTGGGCTAAAGGTGCAGATGTCTGATAAATACtaaaacacattacacacagatGTTTGCACGGGaccatgagagtgtgtgtgtgtgtgtgtgtgtgtgtgtgtgtgtgtgtgtgtgtgtgtgtgtgtgtgtgtgtgtgtgtgtgtgtgtgtgtgtgtgtgtgtgtgtgtgtgtgtgtgtgtgcgcgctaaGCTTACATGGCTGAAGAGCTCATTGGTGAGTCCCAGATAGTTGTGCAGTGCTAGGACTGTTACTCTTTGGAGACGAACCATGATAATCTGAACAGACGCAACAGAAGAAaagttatatttcattttaaattaagctTAATGTCTTTCATCAGTTCAGATAgatagaaacaaaaacagataacacacacacaactcacctGTACTACTCGCACGAGGCTCTCAGGGTACTTCGCAAATATAGCGAGGAAGGCCTCTACAGGTAAACGGAGAACAGTGGAAACCTCTGCGACCCGTGCTGACACCGTTTTGTAAGGCTTCTGGTGGCCCTGCACACATACATACCACACATTTGATATTTcctaaagatttaaaatatttgtatgttttttatgGACAAAATCTGAATCATTCATCATTACCCCCTCCTCATTTCACACTGAATCACTGAAATCTAACTAAATCCAATTGATTTATGACTCATGTGTAAGCCAGTAGAGAAGATTTGATGAGTCAGCTGGTGAATGTGAATGACATGAGTAACAATGAATTTGTGACTGGAAGTAATGGGGCCCAGCAGCCACACCTCATTTCTCAAGGTGTTTGAATATTATACAGTGTATATGGGCTGTCTGTGGGGGAAACATGCGCACACAGGTTTGAAGCAGCATCCTCGTCTGTGTAGAGAGAAGTGCGTGTAACGTACTGTGATGACATCCAGGATGCTGAGGAGGCTGTGGACGCTGTCTCCTGGGAAAACCTCCTTCACCACACTCTCTTTGCCATCCtacaggacagagagaagcagcagtgCACATATCAAGCAAAAGAAACTGTCTTGTGGTCAGATGTTTTTCTTAGAACTTGAGCAGCTACACTCATCTTTACAGATAAAGTTTGAACTGAAATTTCTGTGAGAACAAACATCCTCTGTGAGACTTGTTTGAGTCTCAGTAAAACGTCAAAGTCTCAATGAAACTGGCTGTACCAAACTTATTTGTCATTATGAGAGCACCCATGTCCCCTGCTTCCCTAATGAGATTATCTGAGTCAGATGTTAATAGATGCTAATGAGTAGGTAAAGCCTGAACTCCCATAGTAAAGCCTGTTTGTAGATTTGTGAGCATTAAGTTtagtatgtgtgtatgtgtaactTACTAGACCACATAATCCTAAAATACAAGAACAAGTGTTAAATGCTAAATGCATGACGTACCGTTCCAGTAAGGCACAATTCTAGTTTTCCGTCCTGCACCACGTAGATGCTGCTGTCAGGCTGGCCTGGCCTGAAGACGTACTCCCCTTGTTGGAACTGCAGAAACACCATGTGTTTACACAGCTCCAGGAAGAGGGGCTTCTCAAAGTGACCCAGCACACTGCAGTAAAGGTCAACAGAGGAGAGGTTATGGTGGTTAGGTGAACACACAACAGCGCTGTACACACTTGGTTTGTCAGCACTGCACAGCTAACCTCTATGGGTTTCAATCATCAATAATCAAAAGATGAGTGTATAAGTACAGCTTCTCAGAGGAAGCTCACCTCTAAAAAGGTATGTGTGTAGGAGCAATGCAAAGTTGTATTACTCATGCACATCAATAATCAAGGTACGGACATATTTGGGCCTTTTGAGCACTGCTCTATACACTGTAAATACACTGTGAatgaattgtatttatatagaccttttccagtcttatcgaccactcgAGTGCTTTAAAGTACAAgtcgcattcacccattcacacgcacattcaTACAGCATTTTATTATCGCACTGCTCATACAATGTCGGCACAGCTGTTAGGGAAAATTTGGGGATCAGTatcttgcacaaggacacttcagaatacAGATTGGAAGAGTGAGCgatcgaaccaccaaccatctggaccctctctacctcctgagctaCAGATGCCCCAAAGGATGTAGGCTACTGTACATGATaacacaattacacaaacaTCAGACAGAGAATGAACCTACCGGACATTTTTGAGCATGTAGAGCACCTCGGAAGGGAGGTGGGAGTTGGCCACATCAAATTCTGTGAGGTCCGCCTCCAGCACTGAGGGAGGGGGCTCCTTAGCCTGAAGGATGGGCACCTCCTTCTTAAAGCGCAGGATCCTGCACAAGTGAGAGTCACAGAGACAGTAAGATATGACGACAAGGGACAGAGTGCTCACGACTCATTATGGTTAGGAGAGTAATGGAGGCTGTTGAGAAGGAGAATTCCGATTTACTTTTTGGCAATATTGAGcattttctgcttcttcttgaGGCGCGgccgagaggaagaggatgtaCCCACCAGGGAAGAGGTAGACTGGGAGACCTGTTGGGAAACATACTGGTTTGAGTATTACTCCAATGGTGTAATTGCAGCATTACGTACTATCTTGGAAAAGTAGATATGACACATGACTCACTGTGAGTCAGAGCCAGCCCATAATTACTCTCAGCATACTGGCTATTGGGTCAATCAACACTCACTTTACGCAACATCTTTCGTCCATAGAACATGACTTTGTCCCTCTTGCGGAAGCGGTATTTTGGAGCCTCCTGAGCTTCTCGATCTgtgaatgaatataaatatcacaaataaGCACGTTACCATTTTTTATGACTATCATTATATTTTCCAAGcagatgttgaaaaatgcctctTAGCAGTAACTGACTCCGAAGCTGGATCCTCCgcaggatgaagaagatgaggatgGCGATGAGAACGATGGCGATGCCTGCACCAATCACCATCCCCATCATCTgatgagaaaagaagaaagaagaaggggAGCTGATGAGTGTACAGGGTCAAAGGgtgcatgaaaaacaaaatgtaatggccTGTACTGGCTGCAGAACTATACCTGTGCTATAACTATGCTTTTTTGCCTGCCTGCTTTTACTCTgtgaacaaaatgtattttctcattttctaacTTACGCTGTGAAACGTGTGGTGGTGACATCATTTCCTGCTAGAATGACttaacagcagcagaatgaaactgaaaagacGTTTTCTCAATGAAGGCTCATTGCACACTCACCATGCTCGTCTGTAGTTCCTCCTCCACCAATGGCTTGATGTCATTAAACCCGACCTAATGtaacagagaaataaagagacaaGTTTTTAATCTGAGCAACTATTTCACAACTCCTGCAGCTAGCATGGTAAGTGCTTCAAAGCTTACTCCATGGCTGCGACCTCATACAGTTTATCCAAACTGAAATGCTGCGTAAGGCTGGGCCTGAAGGCTTCAATTGCACTGGAGTGTAATGGAATGTGGGAATAAGGGCTTTGCCCTGGAGGCATGACTGCCATCAGTGCCCGCGAAgcaagaagagaaagaaataaagatgtaGTACATTTTCTGACCTTCCCCACATTCATGCCCTTACATTTGTCATCCAACTATGTGTCTCAGGCTTTGATTTGCAATTTCTTCTAGATTAGAAAGAGTATAACACATAGAGTCAGGATTCCAGATGTAACGCTGAAAAGGCAAGAAAAAAGCGCACGTAAGAGAAATGTTGCCTGATATTTATCGAAAGAAATTTAGCAATCGGATGAGTGTTAGCTGCGGGGGGCAAGTTCATTTTGCTGCAACAGATCCTAAGAATGAAGATGATACTGAAAATAATTCATTCTTAATGTTTGCACATGCAAACTCtgcctgaaaaaaaagagacgatGCTCTGGCAAAAAAAACGTCAGGCTAGTCTGGTCTGGAGTTCAGCAGAAACAGCTCCCTTGACTTCTAACTTAAGCTGTTGAGACAGTTGGACTTTGTGCAGAGTATGCAGCTATGcaccaaaaaagaaagaaagaaagaaagagggtaCACATGTTCAAGATCAGAGAGTACATAGTTACACAGCAGATTAGGGGAAACCAACACTGTCCTTGCAGGGATTGTAAAGATCCTGTGGTCAAGATAagcttgtttgttttactgtgtgtgtgtgtgtgtgtgtgtgtgtgtgtgtgtgtgtgtgtgtgtgtgtgtgtgtgtgtgtgtgtgtgtgtgtgtgtgtgtgtgtgtgtgtgtgtgtgtgtgtgtgtgtgtgtgtgtgtgttcttcacaaCCTATATAGCCATCAGACGCAGTATTGTCAGAGCAGGAGTAAAAGGTTTTTAGTGTTCT
Protein-coding regions in this window:
- the pnpla6 gene encoding neuropathy target esterase isoform X6, with amino-acid sequence MGQSTSEQEVQGHTPEVGFNDIKPLVEEELQTSMMMGMVIGAGIAIVLIAILIFFILRRIQLRNREAQEAPKYRFRKRDKVMFYGRKMLRKVSQSTSSLVGTSSSSRPRLKKKQKMLNIAKKILRFKKEVPILQAKEPPPSVLEADLTEFDVANSHLPSEVLYMLKNVRVLGHFEKPLFLELCKHMVFLQFQQGEYVFRPGQPDSSIYVVQDGKLELCLTGTDGKESVVKEVFPGDSVHSLLSILDVITGHQKPYKTVSARVAEVSTVLRLPVEAFLAIFAKYPESLVRVVQIIMVRLQRVTVLALHNYLGLTNELFSHEMHPSRLPPPSPHPTRTSPIRHGKRFGSLTVPEEQREAAIRGEAAGGEQGKDGATVPTLSRTISMPVDIAGMQKSLRSDFDMAYERGRISVSAEEGNTPPTFTRSVSQEQRERRVTVDEVPSGIYLYPEEDPGVDNIFTPLASRSSAALFEEAQKEVLKLMKIEDPSLLNGRVTLHHAKAGAVLARQGDQDASLHFVLSGCLHVYQRMINKQEAVCLFVTHPGEMVGQLAVLTGEPLIFTIKAVRDCTYLKISKSDFYEIMREQPSVVLSAAHTVAIRMSPFVRQMDFAIDWMAVEAGRALYRQDDRSDCTYIVLNGRLRSVIRKANGKKELVGEYGRGDLIGVVEALTKQPRATTVHAVRDTELVKLPEGTLNNIKRRYPQVVTRLIHLLGQKILGNLQQGRGPFSGSALSLPSMTTSADVTNPASNLSTVAVLPVCDEVPINAFNLELSHALSAIGPTLLLTSEIIRERLGASALDSIHEYRLSGWLAQQEDINRIVLYQTDNTMTPWTQRCIRQADCILIVGLGDQEPALGQLEQMLENTAVRALKQLILLHKEDGPGPSRTVEWLNMRSWCSGHLHLKCPRRVFSRRSPSKLRDVYEKVFEKTADRHSDFSRLARVLTGNSIALVLGGGGARGCSHVGVIKAMEEAGIPIDIVGGTSIGSFIGALYAEERSAVRTKQRAREWSKAMNSVFKTVLDLTYPITSMFSGSAFNTSIYKVFHDKQAEDLWLPYFNVTTDITASAMRVHQDGCVWRYVRASASYTPYLPPLCDPKDGHLLVDGCYVNNVPGSLWRYVRASMTLSGYLPPLCDPKDGNLLMDGGYINNLPADIARNMGARTVIAIDVGSQDETDLCNYGDSLSGWWLLWKRINPWAEKVKVPDMAEIQSRLAYVSCVRQLEVVKKSAYCEYIRPPIDRFKTMDFGKFDEIYDVGFQHGKLVFTGWARGDIIENMLKDHRSADYNNSKRTDSCTCPGADFTDLAEIVSRIEPVQSYVAADEESDCLTEYEEDGMDTVREEEGEEEEEEAEDLDDHSPGEWGQNGVFQTDEEKSVRQRRKLTSDTSEVSDC
- the pnpla6 gene encoding neuropathy target esterase isoform X5, with the protein product MGQSTSEQEVQGHTPEVGFNDIKPLVEEELQTSMMMGMVIGAGIAIVLIAILIFFILRRIQLRNREAQEAPKYRFRKRDKVMFYGRKMLRKVSQSTSSLVGTSSSSRPRLKKKQKMLNIAKKILRFKKEVPILQAKEPPPSVLEADLTEFDVANSHLPSEVLYMLKNVRVLGHFEKPLFLELCKHMVFLQFQQGEYVFRPGQPDSSIYVVQDGKLELCLTGTDGKESVVKEVFPGDSVHSLLSILDVITGHQKPYKTVSARVAEVSTVLRLPVEAFLAIFAKYPESLVRVVQIIMVRLQRVTVLALHNYLGLTNELFSHEMHPSRLPPPSPHPTRTSPIRHGKRFGSLTVPEEQREAAIRGEAAGGEQGKDGATVPTLSRTISMPVDIAGMQKSLRSDFDMAYERGRISVSAEEGNTPPTFTRSVSQEQRERRVTVDEVPSGIYLYPEEDPGVDNIFTPLASRSSAALFEEAQKEVLKLMKIEDPSLLNGRVTLHHAKAGAVLARQGDQDASLHFVLSGCLHVYQRMINKQEAVCLFVTHPGEMVGQLAVLTGEPLIFTIKAVRDCTYLKISKSDFYEIMREQPSVVLSAAHTVAIRMSPFVRQMDFAIDWMAVEAGRALYRQDDRSDCTYIVLNGRLRSVIRKANGKKELVGEYGRGDLIGVVEALTKQPRATTVHAVRDTELVKLPEGTLNNIKRRYPQVVTRLIHLLGQKILGNLQQGRGPFSGSALSLPSMTTSADVTNPASNLSTVAVLPVCDEVPINAFNLELSHALSAIGPTLLLTSEIIRERLGASALDSIHEYRLSGWLAQQEDINRIVLYQTDNTMTPWTQRCIRQADCILIVGLGDQEPALGQLEQMLENTAVRALKQLILLHKEDGPGPSRTVEWLNMRSWCSGHLHLKCPRRVFSRRSPSKLRDVYEKVFEKTADRHSDFSRLARVLTGNSIALVLGGGGARGCSHVGVIKAMEEAGIPIDIVGGTSIGSFIGALYAEERSAVRTKQRAREWSKAMNSVFKTVLDLTYPITSMFSGSAFNTSIYKVFHDKQAEDLWLPYFNVTTDITASAMRVHQDGCVWRYVRASASYTPYLPPLCDPKDGHLLVDGCYVNNVPGSLWRYVRASMTLSGYLPPLCDPKDGNLLMDGGYINNLPADIARNMGARTVIAIDVGSQDETDLCNYGDSLSGWWLLWKRINPWAEKVKVPDMAEIQSRLAYVSCVRQLEVVKKSAYCEYIRPPIDRFKTMDFGKFDEIYDVGFQHGKLVFTGWARGDIIENMLKDHRSADYNNSKRTDSCTCPGADFTDLAEIVSRIEPVQSYVAADAEESDCLTEYEEDGMDTVREEEGEEEEEEAEDLDDHSPGEWGQNGVFQTDEEKSVRQRRKLTSDTSEVSDC